Part of the Trichoderma asperellum chromosome 1, complete sequence genome is shown below.
CGCTGTCAACGAAGAATAGGTGCGTTGCTGCCTGCTTACAGATTGGACTATTTACTGATTTAAAAATGTTTTCATACTTGGGAATAATTACATTTGAGGGATTACATATTCACTTTTGTGTAGTCTGGGAGAGGATTTGCAAGTGCATATTGCAATGACCAGCGTTTCGGTCTAGTATACCTCCCAGTTAAGATTCTCATTATAGTAATACAATTTTTTCTCAATTTTGTACAGTCAAGCATGCAGCGGAGATTTATATCttttcatcctcatccaccACAACTTCGTTTCTTCTGTTGTCTCATTTCTTCTCCGAATCCTCAAAGACGTTGAGGCCCAGACCTTCAGCATCCAAAAGCAGCCTGTTCTTCGCTCCAGATTCTTGCAACTGTTGGGCAATGAGTCTAGCGTTCTCAATCTTCTTTAATTCCACATAggccttgctcttcttgataGCGTCGCCAATCAGTTCAGCAGATCGGGCCTCACCCTGTGCCTTGACTACCATGGCTTGCTTCTCCTGTCGGGCCTTGTCGACGACGAAGGCTGCTCGCTGCGCCTCTTGTTGCGCAACCTGCTTGGCTTCAACAGCGGCTGTGAATTCTGGAGAAAATGCAAGATGCTATAGCGCGCAGAAAGATATTAGAATATGCTAGATACTTCATGGATGAGAGAGCGGATAGGCTTACCGTCAAAGATACATCATCAAGCAGAATATTGAATCGCGCAGCTCGGCGAGACAAGTTCTCCCTTACCAGTCTGGCAACCATCTCTCGCTGCGTGATGAGCTGACTGGCATTAAACTGGGCGACCACGCTCTTCAGCACCTCGTTCACAATCGAGGGCAACACTCGCTCGTCGTAGTCGGTTCCGAGCGTTCTGTAGATCTGAGGCAGAGATTCGACATTCGGTCTTGAGAGAACACGGCAGGTGATGTTGACCATCTGCAAGTCTTTGGTGCCTGTCAACGAGGCAACATTCCGCGGCTTTGCTCGTACGTCATAGATGATGGGCGTCTCGAACCATGGGATATTGATGTGTGTTCCTGCAAAGTCGCACACGTCAGCCTTCGGTTGTCTCAAGCAGTGGCAAAATCAAGAGAGTTGTAAGTCATAGCCCCTGCATTCTCGTTTATccccctcttttcttcccgcccaatgagaaaaaaaagctcatcATCACATTCGTACCTTCGCTGTAGATCTCCTTGCTCACGCCTGTTAATCTCTGGTATTTGATCGCTCGGTGTCCACCATCCACGTTGAA
Proteins encoded:
- the PHB2 gene encoding Prohibitin-2, subunit of the prohibitin complex (Phb1p-Phb2p), whose amino-acid sequence is MPRDTGRHRHPRHPDSSANPGTGTRGQMSNPNNWQEEAMRRLRQMQTRGGYPGGRGPQMPRGANPALFGGILLAGGAWLLSNSLFNVDGGHRAIKYQRLTGVSKEIYSEGTHINIPWFETPIIYDVRAKPRNVASLTGTKDLQMVNITCRVLSRPNVESLPQIYRTLGTDYDERVLPSIVNEVLKSVVAQFNASQLITQREMVARLVRENLSRRAARFNILLDDVSLTHLAFSPEFTAAVEAKQVAQQEAQRAAFVVDKARQEKQAMVVKAQGEARSAELIGDAIKKSKAYVELKKIENARLIAQQLQESGAKNRLLLDAEGLGLNVFEDSEKK